A region of the Carettochelys insculpta isolate YL-2023 chromosome 11, ASM3395843v1, whole genome shotgun sequence genome:
ACACGTCAGGAGAAGTTAAGAGCACAAAAGCTTGTGCCTGCTTGTTTTAAACGTGTACCTTTTCTGAATGTCATTTTTCCCTTGTGTCTTTGCTTACCAATGGAGCTTCTCTACAACCCTGTAAGAGGAAAACATACAAGAATTACATTCCGCTGCCTGCAAGTACATATGAGAGACACGTGCATATGAAAGACACACGTGCTACAACACTTTTTCCACAAACATGGTGCATTGTATTTACCTCTATTCAGGAGATAAAACTGTACTGTATTTTAAATGGTCACCAGGTAATGCTTGTAGCTAAATAGGCATCCAAGGCTGGTGCCCCCTCTAATGGTGACACTCCCTTTAAAGAGACACAGGAGTattccccaggggaggaggaataAAGTATGTTAAGTTATGACAGAGAAACTGAGCAGAGGGAAAAAGCAATTTGCCCAAGCTCATTCTGCACATCAAGCACAAGGCTAAGCATAAAGGTATGTCTCCTGACTTTTACTTCTACGTCCCATTCATCTGAACATATTTacaacttcaaaacaaaaaagcagtaattcTGTTAggcttcaaagtgctacataatgtattaggtgatgagctttcgtggcacagacccacttcattacaTCTAAAGcactaccagaacagactcaatatataaagcacagaggcccaacaattgttatcattgttggtaaatcagatagaagagcaagagagTGGGGTGAGAGGGTGGGAAAGTAAgggttaggtcaaacatcaagggatgtaaaaaaaatccttataatcatcatcaaccatgggctcagcgcccattggtgtctgatgcctctctcactatttcattccatctttccctgtccagtgcggagtggcttagtttctgtagactagctccgcaccaatctactatatcgtctatccattctctgtggggtctgcctctcctatttgagccatccattatgccgaatactagggtcttgattgttcattcatcattcattctgcaaatatgtccaaatagttgtagcttccattttataaccttctgcagcatctttccatataattcctcagtggtgaccttctgcgtccaTCCTGTTCtgagaatctttctataacaactccttttgaacgcccatattcttcttttcaaatctttcattatcactcatgtctcacatccatacaatgtGCTTCTGAATACACACGTTTGCAAGATGCTCaccttcgttcttaagctaattgctttgcttttccagatcttatccattgccttcaaactcgctctggCTTTCGCTAGTCTAGTCAGtctccttcttacagtctagatcatacgttatgttgctccccagatatgtgagcttctctacattttctagctcaataccatccacactgatcttccttcctatttccttatctccaagtaccattgtttttgttttatcaatgttcataaatcGGTCCGTACCCCTTCTCTTCtgcatttaacacctgcactgttttcactagcttctcctcatcttcctcaatgataactacatcatctgcaaacctcaagttgttaaatcttttcccatgcacagatatcccttctaccgcttctttgatcttgtccatcgctctctccagatgtgtgatgaagatacttggagatattggatctcctcgtctcgtacctctacttgttttaagccAACTTCCCAAGTCCCCACATGTTCTCattgctgcctccgcattgtcagtgatatccttcaacaaccgtatcagtctgctatccactccttatggctccaacaccacccaagtcactttctgatgtatactatcaaatgccttttgaaaatcgaagCAGCAAGtatatacattcttgttcttccGTCGAGctctctctgctatcagtcttagtgccaatacgTGCTGTAtcgtacttctatctttcctgaacctcgcttgctcgtctgctatatgttctttgATCTGCAATcttaatgggtcaggtaattgctgtccctgttcaaaccatgtgttaatgtgtcaaatttgaatatgaatgttagttccaaacattctctctgtataCTGTTGCTGAAATCTTTTTTCTGCAGAGCAccaattctcaggtctttaacagaatggcccactccattaaagtgctgatggacaggtttgtgtatttggaggtttttgatgtctgctctatgtacattcattctttggtgaagagcaTTTGCAGTTCTGTCCTATACACAAAGTGtgtgaaaacagaaaagcagtccagtagcactttaaagactaaacaaaataatttattaggttatgagcttttgtgggacagacccacataaATAATCCACCTAGTTCTGTACAGAAATAATTCAATATTCAGTCTGTACACCCCTgaaacaatagtaacagagaggaggctgtgctagtctacacattatcaaaagaaaaagcagtcaagtagcactttaaagactagcaaaatagtttattaggtgcgctttcatgggagagacccacttcttcagaccatagccagaccagaacagactcaatattttaggcacagagaaccaaaaacagtaagcaaggaggacaaatcagaaaaagataatcaaggtgagcaaatcagagagtggaggggttgggggggaaggtcaagaattagattgagccaagtatgcagacgatcccctatagtgactcagaaagttcccatcacaatttaaaccatgtgttaatgtgccgaatttgaatataaaagccagctcagttgtttccctttccagaacggtgcaataattccttttcagtaacacacataaaggtacttcttcttgttctcgaagatacagactaatacggcgaCGTCTCTGATCACTGTAACTAAGATCTCTTTTCCTATTTTTAGGATGGAAGAGGGGGGAATCACAAATGTCAATGTGCTTGTCCAGCGTGTACACCGTTTGCAAAGAGAACAAAGTGCTGGTGCTTTGAGACCCTTCCCTCACCAACAAAACGATGCCAGACCTGACACATATGCGGAGCAGAGCTAGAGCGGGGCCCTTAGCCAGCTCTCACAGGACCATTGCCCAATGACCAACTTCAACATTCCTGCAGGTCTCACAGGGCTTTCAGGCCCCCTCCCTGGTACGTCAACCCCGAATCCTTGTTTTTGCTTAAAATCTGACGAGATGAGCCTTCGCGAGCTAACGGAATAAAACGGTCAGTCTTTTGGGGCTACGGGTTTTGGAAAGCTCCAGAGtaacagggctccccctctgCAGCCATCCCCCAAAGGCAGAACAGGCCAGCCCGGGGCAGGGTGTGCGCCCAGCCGGGCAGACCCGGGGCAGGTAACAGCTCTACGCCCCGATCAGACACGCGACAGCTTCACCGGCACCGCGCTGTGCGGCAGGTCGCCTGCGAGGCCAGGGCCGCCATCGGGGCTTCGTTTGTATGGAAGGCGCCGGGGCTCAAGCAAGTCCTCCCCCGTCCATAACCGAGGCAGCAGCCCAGTGGTGCCGGGGTCCGAATGGCCGAGCCCCTGCGCCTCTGCCCTGGCGGGCGCGGGGCCGAGGCGGCGCGTTACCTGCCTGCCCGCCCAGCGAGCCGGGCTCCTCGCGCTCGCTCCCCGCCGCCAGGCAGTCGCGAGCCAAGTGCCAGCTCAACGCCGCAGCGGCGGGCGACAGCTGCCAGCGACAGGCCGGGCCTCGGCTACCCACGGCGCCGCCTGATCGCAGCTGCGCGCGCCGGCGCTATTTAAGAGAGCAGCTGAGGCCTAAGGCGCCGTCGGGCTCCTCTCACACCCGAGCGCGGGGCCAGGGGAACAGCCCCGCCGCCGCACGTTCGGTCCGGCAGTGCGTTGGGCACACCGCGGCGCTGAGGACCCCGGTTCGCTGTTGCCATGGAGACGCAGCCAAGCGTCGAGGAGGCGGGCGGGCGGAGGATTGCGGCGAGGCCCGGCTTTGGTGGCCTGCGGCCTGCTCACCTCGGCCGGGGCAGTTGCTCAGGCAGCTGGAGAGGACGGCTCCCTGGCGGGGGCTGACGGGAGATGGGGCGGAGCAAGATCACGCAGCTTCCGGCCAGCTCAGCGCCTGCTTTCCGGACGCGGTCCGCGGCCGCGTCAACGCGCGGTAGCCGCTCCGGCAGGGAGGCTGCTTCCCGCGACACCTCGTCTCCCTCCGCCGCGGCCCCCACCGCCCGCGAGACCCCGCCGGCCGGGACCGAGCCTCAGCCCGCCCCTTCGCAGGCGGGGAGCGTCTCCGAGGCCAGCGCTTCGCAGGGCGGGCCCGGCCGTTCCCTGAGCGGCGAGGCGGCCTCCATCGCCGCCACCATGCTGGGCGTGTTCAGCTCCTTCCCTACCCAGATGGTAagggggggcgctgctgggccgCCGCTTTCTCCCCACCCCGCCGGGAACAGCGCGGGCGGGTAATGGAaccgggcggggggcggggggggagaccTCGCCCCAGCACGCACAAAATCCTCCGTCTGGAGCAGACCTTGCTCTGAACACCGCTAGGCGGCAGCTGTTCTCTGTGCTCTGGTAATTGATTACTCAGCGCTGCTGTATACTGCGGGGATGCTGCCCCCGTGTTTGGGGCTGGGTTACTGCAGAGGTGCTGTTCCTGATTTGCAAGTGTAGCTGCTGTGTCTTGTGCTCGTGATCTTAGCTTTACGGAAGTGACATTAAGAGACATGCCTACAACATTCCTCCTAAAAAGTAGCGATTCTAAAATATCAGGGAAGAAGTGTAAAGTAGATAGTTCTTAAATCATTTACAAGTTGTAAAGTGCTACCGTGGTGCAGCATCAGTCTGGAGCAACAGTGTTCAATCAAAATTCAGAGATCACCACACTTGCAGTTGTCTTCCTGTATCTGCCACATTATAGCATGCAAAACTTCACAGAGTTCTAGTTTGCAGAATTGCTGAACAGAGAATTCTGCAAATCTAGAACTCCTCAAAAGAAGTGAACATGGCAAGCTGTTGCACAAAGTAAAACTTTATAGCTCTCTCTAAATGCCATCCTTGaccaccaggcacccccagcccccttcatTCTAATTCAATGGCAGACTCacaagggctgctgctgccactgccagccacttcttccacccagcagtggggcatgtgcatggaggAGACAGAGGGCACTCCCTGCATTTGGTTCTCAGGAGGCGCAGCATTCAAAGGCTTCAAAAGCTGTGGGCTGGCTATCCCCATATctgccacactgcagtgtcctgttGGCCACATGTGGCACATGACAAGCTTATTGGACACACCTGCTCTACAGTAATGCAGACAGTGTGCTAGCAGAGATGTTTGTGACTGGGGTGCCCATCTGTGTGCTTATCTGCTGCTTATTATGTAAAGTTAAATTTAAGTtatgcaaattaaatttaattctgaATGAGGAAGTATGTCTGTCTACCCACAGCCAAGCAAAGTGTATAAATGCATAATAAAACACTTTTTGTAAATCTAATAGCAACCTTCTCCTTATGTGTGATGTGACTTTCTTTGCAGATGTCACAAACTCTTACTGGCAGCCTAAAGAGTgcagtttcctttttctttttgatgGGGTGAGGATGATAGCTTTGGAGTTTTAGGAGACACCAGGCTgagaattaaaaattattttaaacatacAAGAAAATATTCTAGTCTAAGCATTTGTAGTGAGGTGAAATACAAAAAGTCAGGGCAGGAATATGCACACGCTCTGCCTTTGTACTACATGataaaggctgaaagaatcgCTTATTAGGTGTAAATGGGTTGTataatgtacttttttttttttttttttaaaacaggactACAAGGGTCAAAAACTTGCAGAACAGATTTTTCAAGGAATCATTCTTGTTTCTGCGGTAAGTCTTGGAGCCATGGGTAAGGCTCTTTAAGATATCCTTTACAAATAAGCTGACTGGggtctgaaacttttttttaaatgcttgaaGCATATCAGCCAGATTGTCTTGAATGAGATTTTAAACTAGTGGCCTGAAAAAAAGTTGTTTAGTGTTCAACATAGTTAGATTTCAGTGACCTTTGAGAATCACTTATAAATTAATGTATTTATAGTAAAGGTTCCAAAAACACCTTCACTTGCCTACTCTACCTTGAGTTTATATTTCCAGTGTTTCTTGTAAACTGAGCATTTGGGGAGTGGTCCAGGAGAGATTGAGAgactgctcagctgattagcagagcactcacactgggtatgtgtttctatgggtggtgcatgtccacacattTTGGTGCTCAACAATTTAGTGTTCCCccagacagaaaaaaaagttaGTGGGAACACTACCTACTTGCCATGAATTTTCTTCTAATAAAAGCTATTGTTCCACAATAACTAAAGCAAAAAAAAGTGCATATTGGAGAGGCCAGTTTAGTGTCCAGTACGAACTGCAGGCTCTAACCTGCACCAATTAATTTTCACTAAACATAATGCTTTTGTTACACTCTGATGTTATCTACAGTCTGGCATTAAAGCAATTAGTGTCTAATTAGTATGATAAAATCATTAATTCATCAAAAAAGTAGTTCCTTAGCCTCTCATAATTTAAAAAGATTTACCTAAGTCCTGTTCTGCTTATgcttactgatttaaaaaaaatcaatttgtcaAAGTGAACATCTAATTTTAGTTCTATTTGTGAAGTCATTTTACTTCATATAAAGACTGACTACTCTATATTTGAGTTTGTACATCTGTCCATAAGTCCACTTTAAGAACTCTCACACTATAAAAGTAAGGACCATCAAGCtggtatgcagctttctcttacAATTAAAAGCAAGGTCATGGTTTGGGTGTGCCTGGACAGTAGGATGTGTGGGGAATGTGATTGTTATCAAACAAGGGAGAGGActgatagcagggacagttatataCACACATGTTCACAAGGAAGGCAGCaagtgccccagccctggagagTAGCTACTGGctgccctgcacaccccacagctgccccagggagaaaGTGGCCTGCATGCCCCACAGGCACCTGTCTTgtgtccctgccctgactcctacacCCCTCAGTGCCCTGGTTTCCTACCaagccccccacacctgcagctcCTTACCTTGAAGAACCCAAGCAATGCTAGGTAAGTGTTCTAGTTCATATGACTAACTTAACCTGACTATCCCAACACTAATCTTAATCTATGGATACTCAGTTGGGTGCATCAAACTAAGATTatagattgtttgtttgaattATAGTAAATTTCCAAATTTGCTAACATCTTGTAGTTTTGAAACTTAGATAATTTTCCTTGTCTGGGGGCTATTTTTCAATCACTTTGGTCTCAGAATGACTCATTAGGTTTTTACTTAATGCCCATATGAATTGTTTTTTCTAGGTAATTGGTTTTATCTATGGCTACATCACTGAGCAGTTTGGCTGGACTGTCTATATAGTTATGGCTGGCTTTGCTGTATCATGCCTGGTAAGACAAAACACTATTTACTCTTGAATGTAGTCAGAAAATACACTGAATTTCTAAAATTCACTCACCTGTTCCTCAAATGCTGTTTTTACTTGAACTAGAATTCTTATGTATGGGTCTATTAGCATTGAGTAGACAAGCACAATGCACAGAGAGACACTGTAAACTTTACATTATGCATCAGTGTGCTCTCTGACCTCCCTATTCTCCTAGTCCTGTACCTTGATGTAGCTTAGCCAAAGTACCTTGTTGCTTATAGTCCAGGTGCGGGCCTAATGTAAATAGACTGCAATATAGAAAAATTGTGTTGGTAATCTAACCTACTAAATGCTTAATTAGCTGTTGTGTTCCATCCAGAGTGTACTTTCATCTTAAGTGATATTTTGATAGAGACCTTGTACAGTCCACGTAACGAAGGCTGGGTAGTATTAACAATACTAACAGCGCACTAGATTCAGTTGGAGTTAGTCAAAATTAACTTTCCTTTCCTTTGAAGCTAACACTCCCTCCATGGCCTATGTACCGCCGCAATCCTCTGAAATGGCTACCTGTCCAGGAGTCAGGAACAGAAGATAAGAAGCCTGCAGACAGAAAAGTGAAAAGACATACTAAAAGTTGAACGTGAACCCTCATGATGTAACACTGGAGAACTTTGCTTTATTAAAAGTTTCTATGGTCTTGCTAGTGAGAGACCCCTTTTCTTAATGCTTAGCTATTATTTGCTAGTGTTAGGCCGACAAATCAGCTGGTTATTTTCTCTGTTGCGTTTCCAAGTTCAGGGCTGCTCAAAGCTTATGTATGTTAAGGATGAAAATTTAAGAATTCTACATAATGTGTACAGAGAAGTTGAGTCCTGTGTAAAACTGGGGAATTTACTCTTTTCTGATCCTTGTGCAGGAACTGCATTCTCCTTTTTTATGGATAATTGGTCTTTTTTAATGTGATGTGGACTTGGGTGTACTTAAGTAAAATGTCTGCATCTAGTATCTGTACTGCACCAAGAATGTGCTAATGTGAACTAAGCCTGTAGGAAGCCTTTACCTAAGAGCTATTTCACAGTTGCAGAAACAACATGGAGTTGTAAGAGAGTAGATattacatgactgatttttttcaaactttcccTTCCCCAACAAAGGCTCTGGAGTTTTAGTCATGAATTCAAGCACTGGAAGTAATTGGCGTCCTACAGAAATGTAGCTTAACAGCATGAAACAATCCCTCTAAAAGGTTATGTTTCCCCCTGTTGCTGAAACATACAGCTTTAAAAGTGATTAAATTCCTAAGAGTATTTCATACTGAGTACTTTCAATTCTAAAATGCAGCAACTGTGTGATACTGCAGAGTGGAATAGCCGTGGAGAGGAAATGAATACCAGCACACATCAAAGTTGCAGGGCTACTTACTTAGCACAATATATCCAAATTGGaatggggtcaggctgctgcctctTCTCTTGCAATATTTAGTGTGCACTTTTGACATTCAAATCTTCTGTATCAATACTCCTGACTTTGCTTATTAAACATGATTTTGTACCTCTTACCTTGAAGGTCAACCATAAACCAGACATGCCCAGACCACTGGGACTGAGGGAGATGGAGAAGCTGCAGTGGATGTGGAAACAATGCAAATAACCCTCCTACCAGTTTCACTTAGTCTAATGCACTTTCTGCTGAATGCAGAATTTCTCTACATGAGCTATTCTATAggataaaatatttattaagagTATTGAGGAAACTTGACAATTTGCAGGTATACTAAAtggttttattttacaaaattcaGGTTTCTTTGAcagttctctttaaaaaaaagtgtacGTACAAACCTTCAGAACACTGATGCTGCAAAACATTCAGGCATCAAATGTTAGAGTATAGAAAAAAGCTATACAAGTTGACAGATAAATGGTATATTAAATACACCAATGTACCTAGTCTCTTTAATTATTACTCCATTCTTAAAAAGGAATTAGAATTTTCTCCAACTAAAATTCAAATACTAACCTAAACCTTGACCACAAGCCCCATGGCTCAGCAGGAGGAGTTTATCCATCTTTTCTTCTGCATCATAAATAATTTGAACTTTAAGACCTTTGAAGAAACTGCAGTGAGCTTTTTGCAGCTACAGAAATCACAATCTACTCATGCCAAAACTGAGCTTCAGGTCTTAACTTCAATAAGTTATCATTCTAATAATCCCACATGGGGAACACTGGCTAAGGTGACAATCACTTGGTATATGAAGAGATACAGTATGACTGCAACCTTCTCATAAGCAAATTAGAATGAGATCAGCTGCTTATATCAGTTTATATACAGAATTTAGTACTTACTTTCCAGAAGCAATTCCATATCCATATTCATGTAGTAAGTATGGGACCAAAAGGCAAGTAGTGTAAAAATTGAAATATAAAATTTTTCTAGAGAAAATAATGGTGTTTCACCTTTTAATATAAAAACATTACTTGTACTAATGCTGTAACAAAGCTGTGTCCAATCAAATAAGCATTCATCTCTATCAAGACAAGTTTACCTCGTTACCGAGatatgaaaaaaatcccagtAACTAAGTACCACAACATGTGTCTACAGAATATGATGATTCAGTCTACAGACACCCTCTACAACTAGGTACTTGTTGAAAGGGAAGAAAGGTCCAGTGAAGTCACATGGTCAAAACTTTACATTTTCTTCAAGAAACTTCAGATGTCGAGCTTTTGCACTATAATCTGTGTACttctctcccatgtgcttccgtAAGTGCAACTATTAAGCATAAAATAAAAAGTCAGCAggttgtttttattaaaaaaaaaaaaaaaaaaaaatcagaaacatgAATGTTGCTACCCAAAAGACTGAGGTTACCAGAACATCTTTAAATAAAAAGGTCACTTGGAAAGTTTGACCAATGAAAAGGAGGAGATAACATTATGATTGTATTTAAATGTTATCTCAAATAATAGCACTTATTCAAAAGTACCCATAATTGAATGGAATGCCTGAATTAAAAAGATGTGAAATCTAGAACGTAACAAACTTTTTTTGATTAAaccttgtgtgtgtgttatttgtTGCCAAGGTTTCCATGGAAAACAGCTAAAAATCTCTTAAGAGTCTACATTAAATTGGGAAGAGGAAGGATCAGATTTTGCCTTTGGATACATGTTAAGACATGCACAGCTTCTAGTGAGTCAGAGTACAGACCTTGGCCAAAGTTGAATGTATAACAAAGATACACCAATAGATTAAATGTCAAAGTAGACATATGTCTTGTACCTTTTCCAAATTGGAAGACAAGGGTATGATATGGTACTGCTATCAATGTTAAACTAGGATCAAAAAATTCAAGTGGGCTCCCTTTTTATATTATGAATCAATTATATTGTATTATATGTTAATTTGTGTAGTCAATTGACAGATTCTGCAaacaattaagcatgtgcttaaagctttccaggatcagggcctatATCATTACAGCAGATCAGTTTAAGCTCTAAAAGTGAAAATGCTTATATAACTGTGGGAAGagtaaaaaagcaaacacaatgaACTACAGTATGTAGGAGAGACCTTCACCTCTCTCTCCAGTTCATCATCTTCCTCCATGATGTCATATACTTTCTCTAGAAGTTTCACTCCCAGTCCTTGCACCACATCAGACCTCAGAATTTCAACCATTCTCCAGAACTTTTCAGGACCAGATAAAACATCTACAAAAAAAGTAATAAAAGCAACTATTTTTGCACTGACAATATTAAGAGGCACATTAAATGTACTAGAAATACTTAAGAGTGGTTCGTATCAGTAAAGGTATGGGAAATGGTTTAGGATTGTGGAGCAGGCAAATCAACTAGTTGTCCCTGATCAACAGAAATGTGATTATATTTAATCAGTCATCTGCAGGTGACCATTTGGCCTCTATGCAGGTTCATACAGATTCAGTTTGCAGAATCAGGTTTTGGAAGGCTCAGAGTTTCAGGCTCTGGAAGACATCACTGTATGAGTGTATACCCTGATCCCATTTGgaagtcatttaaaaatacacTGAGGGTCTGTAAAACAATTTCATGGCAAAAGGTAGATTGTACAACTAATTTTATAGCCCTACAATATATAGATTCCCAATTTAGAGGTTAAAAAATTAAGTTACGTTACATCAGAAAAGCAAAATGAATGCAAAAGTTCACTAAGTATTGCAATTATACATAGAGTATGTGTAGCACTATTGTCTTACTATTGTGCCTTGTTGACCTTTCAATCCTTCACTTCTCTGAGATCACTTTTTTGCAGTTTAATCAGACGACTATAGTTTTATGATCATGAAAGGTTTGGCATTTTGGTTCCTAGTGTAGAACTTTGGACAGTGAAATAATCCAATATTAATGAGATTGCCACTACTGACCACTGGGTGAATTTAAGCCAATGATTTAAGGTTGAAAGACATCATAGTCTCTTAATAGcctacatttatttttttacattaatTCAGAAAGTAGAGAATCTGATCTAACCAGAGGAGATTgcaatttaataaaattaaagcCACTTCACTTCCACTAGCACCTTCAAATTGATGGTAGATTTCCATTACCAGAAATAGCAGCTGTACAACACTTGAGCTGACGAACACAGTATTATAAAGTGCAGCTATGATGACAAAAATTTGTAAAAATGTTCTTCCTCACTGGCCACATTTGCATCCTGTATAGTCAGAGTCACATTACAGTCAGGAGCTTTGACTACATTTTACTCGTGTTATCTTTGCAGCATCGCCGTAACTATGGAACAGTCACCTCGGTCAGTTCTGGTTGTCAATAACCAGACTAGAACTAGCTAGAATCCTCGCTACTTACAAAACACATGAGCCAGAAAGAACAGTTTGAGACTTTCCAATTCTAAGCTGACTTTTCAATCCATCTTTTTAACTTGCAAACCGACCTTCAGCTCTGGGATCCTGCAAAGGAAGATGATCCCAGAACATCTCCACAGCAATTTTTAGCACTGCAGTACAAAGACCAGGTCAGCTGACCTGAGCCAAATGCAGCCATAAACACAGGTCGTTCATTCCAGCGGACAGGTACTCAAGTCAAACACAAGCGCTGAGATGCCATTTTTAGAACACTTTTCAGAGTTCTAAAAATTCTTGCAAAGGCCAaatttcaaaagattattttcttGCATTTATTGTTGCAAAATTAGAGAACAACTTGCAGCTGCAAAGTAAGGCTCCAATTCTGTAATGGGATCTGTGCCTACATCTGCATAAAGCCACACAGATGCTTAGATactaaattgagtcccatttgaAGATTAAGCCTTAAAGCTAATCTGCAAAGcaattaaattatttcaaagttttaaagCTGTAATTTAAGACATTGAAATCTAcaatttattatttcaaatgattattttaaaacttcATAGTGTGTCATATATTGATCTATTACCTTATGGGCCATCTTTTCTTCCATTCAGAATTAAATGGAGCCAGTCCCCTctgtcccccgccccaccagctgTCAATGAAACAACATCCATGTGGCAACTACAGCCATTGTTTGTTTGGAAAAGTGATACTAAAACATTTTAGCCACTTGCGTGGATTAATAGCTAGAAAAAAGAACCAGCCTCATCTGACCAGCCCACTTTCTGTGGACTAATCACACAGCTTTTGGTGGACCACCACCAAGTGGTCTGCTAGCCACTGGTGGTCCATAAACTACTGTTTAGAATTGCTATTTTAAAGCATTAACAGAGTTACAGACCTGAAGGAAATTCTTCAAATTTGAAATTCTCTGCTTCATTAGATACTTTGCCATGTAGGATCAGAGTGTCTCTGTATTTCCTATGCAGCTTGAACTCTGATGCAGGAGTTAGGATTGGAGGGTGTTCACAGTTCTCTTTAGAATCCATTTTCAGTGTCTGTGTCATTAATTGTACCAAATCATTCATTTCACTTGTATTGcttcttctaaaaaaaaaaaaaaaaaggaaaacaaaatctatTTCAATCCCAATATCTATTTTGCAGCCAACGAAGACCTATAATCTCGTGAGCTAAGCAGGCTCTGTTATGTAGTCCATGTTAAATTTTTATTGTGCACATTCATTGATGGTAGGAGTAATGCAGACTAGACACAGGGGCTATTAGCATAGTTTCATTTAAGACTTATTCAGTGCCAGAGattaaaaaaagtttaagaacCCAGCCAACCACTAACAACCAATCTACGCTAGCATTACCACTACTGGAAGTACAATAAAGAAAGATGTCAAAGTAGACAGGATCCTAGACAGATACTTCAATTGAGCCCACAATTTCAGGAAAACCATATTAGCAACTGTCCAAATTATAGTGCTTAATGCTT
Encoded here:
- the SPCS1 gene encoding signal peptidase complex subunit 1, which codes for MGRSKITQLPASSAPAFRTRSAAASTRGSRSGREAASRDTSSPSAAAPTARETPPAGTEPQPAPSQAGSVSEASASQGGPGRSLSGEAASIAATMLGVFSSFPTQMDYKGQKLAEQIFQGIILVSAVIGFIYGYITEQFGWTVYIVMAGFAVSCLLTLPPWPMYRRNPLKWLPVQESGTEDKKPADRKVKRHTKS